Part of the Falco cherrug isolate bFalChe1 chromosome 6, bFalChe1.pri, whole genome shotgun sequence genome is shown below.
CCCAGCGCCGGTTTGGCCGCCGCAGCCGCGGGCCGAGCGCTCCTCTGCGGCACCCCCCCGCCTCCCGGGGACGCTCCGCCTCGGCTCCTTCCACCCGGCGCCGCTGCCGCGGCCTCCCCCGCCTCCCCGGCAGCCCGCACCCGCTGCGCGCCCCCAGCCGACCGGCCCCTCACCTCAGCCCGCCGCGCGCCCACCCTTCCGCTTCCGGGTCGCGGCGCAGGCGCGGGCGCGGCCGGGAGGAAGCGGaaggcggcgggggcggggagccggcggcgggagggagCGCGCTGGCCGCCGCCGGGGCTGGCGCCGTCATGTCGGCGAAGCGGAAAGCCGAGGCCCTGATCCCGGCGGAGGAGAGCGATCAGCTGCTCATCCGGCCCCTGTGAGCgcccggggcgggcgcggcggcgggagctGCGCGGTGGGCCCGGGCCTGGGGCTGGgcctgggcctgggcctggggctggcggggccggggccgccgggcgGCTAGCGGGCAGGCCCGCCGGCCGGAGCGGGACCGGGCTGCTGCCGGGCCGCGGGCCGGCGCCTCCCCCAGGCACCGGTGGTGCCACGGGATGGGTGAGGCGGGACCGTGCCCTGGGCGGACCGAGCGAAACGTTGTTGGAGGCGCCGGGATCCCCcgagctgcttttttcccccgtCCTGTTTTTCCTCTGGTTGCTTCTCCAAGGAGCCGGCAGCCTGCAGGCTCAGGGGTAGCTGTCATACTCGGTTAGAAGGATTGCGTCCTGCCCTGATGCACTACTTAAGATTAtctgagaaattttttttttcctcttatgcTTTGACAGCATCATAGGTTTTGTAGTGTTTTTaagttgaaatttttttcttctggtaaaGATGCCCAGTGCTGTTTGAAGGTTTTTCTGGCAGCATCACAAGAGTTGTCTTCTGGACAACCTGAAGATGCTACTACCTACATAAACTTTCCATTCATCATACATCACAGTACTTTGAGACTCGAGTGCGCAGGCATGCaataaaaaccagaagagacaaaaatattttccccaaacagattttctttatttctgctgcattaAGTAGGGTCTCATTTCCATTGAGATAAATGTAGCTGTTCAGTTACTTTATCTGAGTTTAAAAGGACTGTACAATCATTATTtctatgcagaaaaataatcccTCTAGAGGCATCCAGTACACAGTTACATCTGTATGGTGTaggttgttttaatttttacaacTTTGATGTCCTTTTGCAGAGGTGCTGGCCAAGAAGTAGGAAGGTCATGCATTATTCTGGagtttaaaggaagaaaaataatggtaaTTATTGCATGAATGTGTTTGTACACCCTCTCATTATGATACTTCAGATCACAGAAAGATGTTACGGGTTAAATTCAGCCTCCTGCACTGAAGTCAGGCACTGTGCTGGAAGAGGCATGTTCTGTAGCTTTCTGGAACAATATAGCATATAGGACTGTAGACGTACAGAGGCTGTCCTGCAGAATAAATCCATATCCCCAAACAGAACCTATGTGTCTGAAATACAGATTCTAACATTTATGCCTGTTAGGTTTCAGTGGAGCCTAAGGCTAATGTTTACCAACAGTTGTGTGTAAACAGTCACATATAAACACACGCGTCTTCCAGCTGTTGTCTTAGGTGTGATGTTGGCTGAAATAACTTGCATACACTAGTTCTGTATATGCAGGTGGTGTTGAAGTGTGAATGAAGGCTTGCATAGGTACAAAATGTGAACAAAGACTGGGATCTTGTGAAAGGTGTTCCGTTTCTCAACGAAGGCAAGTCGTTTGTTTAGACAGAAACCTGAGATGTGAAATCCAATGCTAAAAGCTGTGTTTAAGGAAACGGTACTTTTTTTGCATGATTCTAAAAGTTACCAGTCACTATTTTAGACCAGAATGGAAGAGAGTTTTTCACATGTTCTGTTAGAAGCTTTaactttctttcattttcaagcTTGATTGTGGAATCCATCCTGGACTGGAAGGAATGGATGCTCTTCCTTATATTGATTTGATAGATCCTGCTGAGATCGATCTCCTCCTAATTAGTCAGTAAGTTGCACCTAAGAGAACAAATAAGCTGAGCTGTGTTCACTTGTAGGTTATTGACAGACTGAAAATGGGTGTTACATAGATGGTAATGGCATGGCAAAAATTTAGTTGCCAACTTTCTTTGAATTAAGGAAGTTCAGCCATTTTTGACATTACAGCCCTCCTCTGAGCTCGCTGTGATGTCTGACTTTCTTATAACCTGGCCTGCTTTAACACCATGGTGACAGCTTCTAAAATGAGTTTTCTACACGAAGGCTACTGAAAAGTATTCATTGTGGGTTTTGCTCGATTGGCTTTGAATGAAGAATGTTCTTAGAGACTTAAGCAAGCTTTGAATGTGGTTTAAGTATTGTTTACTGGCTGAGAGACAAGGAAAGCCATTTCTAAATGATTGAACCAGTCATAACAGGGTCTTTATAAAATATCGAGTGTTCATGATACATGCTTGTTTGACCTGTATTTCAAAAGTACATTCTTAAGATAGGGCCAACTGGAAGTGTGGCCAAATAATATTACTTTAGTAGCTCATGTTTTAGTCTGTAGTGTCCAACATGCAAACTTAAGATCACATTTGTGACTTTCTTCTATCTTTGACATATATTGTGTTCCTGGTTCctgttatttttcctcctctatGTAAATTACaaaagtattaatttttaagttgtATAGATAAAACCTTTGCAGTTAATGGGGAATTTCCTGTATTACTCTTACCTTTTCTTGGTTGCATTTCTAGTCACTAAATATATAGAATGTAGACCAGCATAGCTAACAATAAGactgaaaattctgtttctggaTTTTCATGACACCATGTTAATCCAGTGAATTACTGAATTATATGTTATATATTGATGTTATATAATGTCAGTGTATTAATTGGATTTGTGTGTCTATTTTAAGTTTCCATTTAGATCACTGTGGGGCTCTACCATGgtttttgcagaaaacaagttttaaaggAAGGACATTTATGACTCATGCCACAAAAGCTATTTATAGATGGCTACTTTCAGACTATGTCAAAGTCAGGTAAGCTGACCCATGGGTTGTGTCTTCACCTCCTGAATTATTTCACCTATATATCCAATAGGAAACCGAGGATGAAGCCACCAAAGGTGGCTAGATGAACCTGGATATCGCCACAGGTAGCAACATTAGAACCAGGTTAGGAGTAATGAATCTTCTTACTGCCTCATGGATAATGTGTCTCTCAAATAATTTCctatcaataaaaaaaatacttctttcctcatttttttcatttgccttgTTTGGACCTTTAATAGtatccctttttcttcctgtctgtcTCTCTTAAGACACTCTTTTGTTCTCATGCTTTTTAATGTCTGTTCTTAATTAAGCTTCACAGAAGTATTGAATTGTAAACCCCTAAAGATATAAATCATTATTCAGGACAAGGTcagattaaatattaaatatacaaAGAGTTCTCTATTATttacatggggttttttttgggggggggaggagatTACTCtctcagcccccccccccccctttttttttttcttccattacaTGCCTTGACACACTTTTCCTACATCCTGAGCAGTGGGCCTGAGCATACCTCAGTTCAGCAGATTCTAGCTTGGGTCAGAAAGCTGATAAACAGTCCTCTTGTAACTTgtgttttctgggctgatgtgTGGTTTAGTTCGGTGTTTGAGGACTGTTACAAGCTAAGTGGCACATCTCTGTCCAGGGCTGGGAATCTTTTGGTACTTCTAGACAAATACAGACCAGATCCTGAAGTAAAAAAGACTATTCTAGCATggcatttcaaaagaaagatgCTTTAACTCTGCTTATGTGAACTACATTAGAGTACCTGGACTTGATTTCTAACGTAGGAGACATAGCGTTACTGAATGGAAGTCTTACTGTCAGTGGGGAAAAATCCAGgaagttttttttccatctgttatATAATCTGAGCTGGTAAAATGAGCTGATATTTAGCCATTTCACTTATATCCAGTAATATATCAGCGGATGACATGCTATATACAGAAACAGACCTTGAAGAAAGCATGGACAAGATTGAGACCATCAACTTCCATGAAGTGAAAGAGGTGGCAGGAATCAAATTCTGGTGTTACCACGCAGGCCACGTTCTGGGAGCAGCCATGTTTATGATTGAAATAGCTGGTGtgaaggtattttttaattataaagttGAAATCAAGCCTGAATTCTAATGTAGTCATTAATTATTTGTTACTGTGTGTTAAGCCCCACTGCTGTGACAGGAGCTGTCAAGTAGACTTGGTGGGAGGCCTTGAATTTGAGCATGTAATTTCTCATTGATTAGAACTAGCAGGTGGCGCATGTGTTGAACCGGGTAGGGTGTTTGGATTTTATGGGAGCGAATTATGACTCAGACATGGAACCAGTAAACATGTAGTTTTCCTTCCTGGTCTGCTCAGAGATAGCTGATAGCTGATGCAGCCttacaaaaaatgcatttttgtgaaATCTGTGAacagatgggtttttttgtaattcctATTTACCATGTCTGCCTGTCTTGAGTGCTTAAATCGCATTTGTCAAAGTATGTGAATTATGTAACAGTCTAAAGTACCTAAAGAAACAggattattattaattttaggtacagagaaattaaataagtCATCATGTAATCACAGGCAGCGCTGTGTCAAAAACAGATACTTGAAACTAATCTCATGAATTGGAGTTCAGTAGGATAATTGTGGCCCAAGCAAAGTTTCCTACAACCTTGAAGGGGAAAGAGAGGTGGTGGTCCTGAGGCTTGCTGTCTAGTAGGACTTTGTTTGTGGTTTACAAAGATTGAGAATTcgaaaagtttaaaaagaagtatAGAAATAGAACTGAATTTACAATGATTGCTATAAAATTTAGACATCTTActgctgttttttttattttcccctcattAAAGCGTGATGGAGAAAGAGATTTCCCTCTTACTATGCATGACTCAAAAGTTCTGGGGTTTAATAGccataattttctttaatttcctgtGATGCAAATGAGGAATGTGATAGTAGATTACCAgttatttgctgttgctgactaTGTGTTTTGTTATTACTCACATTTTCATCAATGGAATGATTAAGtaaaaaatgttgggttttgAAACCGTCATTTTGGGCACAGAGAGCTGCATTCCACCCTGCAGTTAAAAACCCATTTACTAACAGTCACAAATTACTTCTTGGTGTAATGGTGAACATGGTCATTCCATTTGGGAAATACTAGATTACAGTTGTTTTAGTATCAGAAAAtcttagaataatttttaataagtaaTTTTATTGGATTATTCATTATATTTGCATTCTGATATGTAAATGcagttttatctgctttttaCTTCAACTTAGGACCTGCTATATTTTCTGTTGcaacagttttttcttcttaatggaCAGTGCACATATGCAAAAGGCTGAAAACGGCACCTTTATGTCccaaaagaaagataaaatctCAACAGTTGTTTACCATGTTCCCTTGGAATTACACTACTGCTTGAAATACCTTCACTTCCTGtggttaaaatatttatgttgtaGTACTTTTGGTCTAATATTGTAAGCACTGTCCACATCAGAAGAGGCTTTATTTAAAGTGCAAGTGACCTTATTATCACAAATTCCTTAAAACCATCTTTGCTTAAAAGTATCCTATACACCAGCTTTTTAAAGACTGCTGACATGGTGGAACCTGTAATCAGAGTAActgcttctctttgttttcaatAGCTTTTATATACAGGTGATTTCTCAAGACAGGAAGACAGACATCTGATGGCAGCAGAGATTCCCAATATTAAACCTGATATTCTTATAATTGTAAGTTTTACAAAGTTGTTTCTTTAATCAGCAATTAAATATGTGTAGGGGTATTATTTAATGAAAGCTAAAATGTAATGAGAAAGACAGTGGAGATTTAATGGCAGTACATGATGTCTGTTAAATATCCAAATGCTTGGGTGTTCAGAACACTCCCAGCATTTCTTTTCACTCTAGTTTTCGTTTTATAATTCTTCTGATTACATTCCTTAAGACTCTAAACAAAGGTTTTCAAGATGGGAGATTTATTAGGTTTTGACTTGGGTTTGCTAGATATGTTGTACAAACCCCAATTTAGCCAGATATCTTTCTGTAGTAGATCCTAACCTATTTCCAGTCATGTTGAGAATTAGTCCTGGGTGGAGGTGCCCTGAGtgttattccttttttttttgttgtttttttgttttgttctctgagcaaaatggttttcttttgaaTCTATGTTTGAAAAATTAGAAGCTCAGgggaaattttaaaagtaacagTTGCATCTGGGAATTAACAGTGGGATCTTTCAGAGTAATTCttaaaaagatttcatttattATGTCCCTTCTTTAACTTTCTGTAGCTTTTTATGACTGATAAGTTCATTCTAAGTCATGTCAAAATCTTGTATTTTGTGTATTCCTATGTTTTAGGCTAGGTGTTTCTGAACTGTGGCACATGTACCACTACTGAGTCATGTGAACATGATAACCCCTTCATCAAAGCAGTGGCAGCATTTCCAGTTAGGAAAATAAGTATGCTAAATTTGAaaccttttaaaagaagcatCAAAATTAATAGTTCTGACttctttttggttgtttgtttggttttgtttttctttctttttgcaaacAGGATCTGTCTTCCAGATTGCTGAGAGGACTTTGGGAGAGGGGAAATTTTGGTTATTTGTCTTAATGGGGGTGGTTTTGATGTTTCGCTTCACCTtacccctctccctcccctccctgccatgTTAATACCAGtatgtttttctgcattttcttgttGGATTCAGAGGAGAAGAACAAGAGGTAGCCTCTGTCAGTGCTTTTAGTATTTGGTTTCTCCATGTGTAGGAATCCACTTATGGTACTCATATTCatgaaaaaagggaagaacGAGAGGCAAGATTCTGTAATACCGTTCACGACATTGTAAATAGAGGAGGTAGAGGTCTCATTCCTGTGTTTGCCCTGGGTCGAGCTCAAGAACTACTTTTAATTTTAGGTATGTACATTACCAGCTCCTCTTAATAAAAGTCATATAGAGGTAAATGAGAATGTTTTCATGTGCAGTCTTTCAGATATCatagttttttaaataactctTCAGTCATTTTCTAGCATGTTAATTACCTGAGAATATACAATGCATGTTTGTTCAAATGCAAAAAATCCAATAAACCGAACGAGACAGTTCTGCTTTGTGAGTTGGGATGGAGACCTAGAAAAGAAAGGGTAATAGCATGGTAGTATGTGCTTGACTTTTGAATCTTGTTGAACCAGGATTTTGGCAAATAGGGACTATTATAACAGACTGAAAAGTAAGCAGTCACAATGACAGCTGTTCTATTTAAACTGTACTGGTAAAAAAAAGGGTGTATTTTGTTCCAAAGTTTCACTGTATTTCCCCTTTAATTCACAAACCTATATGAAGAATTCTTTATAGGAAAAGCTGAGAAGACCATAACACACACTTCTAGCATTTCTAAAGTCCTAATGATGATGGGAAAGCAAATTAGGCTTTGTTAAGCGGAGCAAAAatggtggggagaggggaattACACATGATCATAACAAGCCACTTCACATTAAATATATAGGTAGCTGTTACATGGTACTTCAgattaaacagttttaaaataaattatttccagcTTCTTCACTTCCTTTTACCACATTTAATTCATACTATgttaatgtgatttttcactAGTCTTTTTGCTCGTGCAAATATAGGCAAGATCAAAAGATAACTATCTCAAAactaaaatacttatttttaggGGTGTGGCATCTAAAGTGTCACCTAAAATACTTGaaattcttcctgctttccatttcagtttaGCTCAATATTAGGAACTagcttgttttcaaaatgtgttacTGGTGTATTTAAATGTTAACAAGAAATTTGGATCTAGGCATGGGTATTCTATTCGTAGAATACCTAAGCAATAGGTGTCGATGTTGTAGGATTATTTACTATTTATCATTgattgagggttttttttttttattttatagagaAGATAAAAACTGAACACTTTAAATCTTAAGTAGCCAGTAGCTTGTAATTTGTTGGCCTCTCCTTACTGTGTGTAGCTATTAAAGTGAGTTTCTAAAGATAGGCTTGAAAATACGTCTAGTAAAGCTAGACATGCAATTGGATGCTTAATTAAGTAGAAAATGCTATTGCACCTAGCATGCCTACACAACTGAGCCCGCaggcttctgcttttgtttttcttctttccataagtgtatgacaaaaaaaataaatactgcattatGGTGTAGAAAATGGTGACAATGGGTGCAGTCTTTTAATGTTACTCTAAGTCCTGCTATTGGTTATCTTCTATTGGCTGCTTCCACCTTACACTTGAGCTTATTAAGACAGTCATGGCAGTGAGCCTCTCTGACATGTTCTGAAAAGCTTTGTCTGCAAATCAGACGTACTCTTTAAATGTACAAATACAGCCAAAAGAGTGTGCCTCTATTTTTGGATGATTGTTCCTCACTTTTGCAATATAAATAGATTTTAGACCAGCAGAACTGTATCCAAGTGGGAAAACAAGTAAGTTATGTTTGTAGAGCTGCATTCAGatctcctttttttgtgtttagtAAAGGTCATGGTTACTGTCGTCAGTGGTAAAATAAGTTGTGGTTAGTGGAGccttttttcctggtttcattTCAGTTAAGCTTGTAAAATATAACTATTGGTGGTACACAGGAAGCCAGACTTGGTAACTGGGTGATCCCTTTATGCCTTGAATTCCATGGATTTGTTCTACAGAACTTTTGATGTAGTGAGTTCTCGCCAATATATTCTATGCAGATGTCCCTAGCTGTTACATGTATAATTAATATTTGACAGAGACATTTTAGCTTTATTACAGTGGTGTGGTAAAACTTGAATTGTCGTAAAAGTAGATTTATTGCTGTGTAATATCGTAAGGTATACTTTATACCTTGTAGTTGAAGTTGATGATTGATTGGAATTTGGCCTGCCAAAAATATATGaatttcatctgtttcttttttgtttgcctgtttgtttggttgttttagATGAATACTGGCAGAATCACCCTGAACTCCATGATATCCCTATATACTATGCCTCCTCTTTGGCAAAGAAATGTATGGCAGTTTATCAGACATATGTCAATGCCATGAATGACAAAATCCGCAAGCAAATTAACATCAACAATCCATTTGTTTTCAAGCATATTAGTAATCTGAAGGTAAGCTTGAGATAAGGTTGTCTTACAAAAGAGGAAGGGTGACAGAAGAGTTCATACTTGCTGAGTAGTTGGTGTGGGTACTACCCTAACAGACTGATTAGGTACAGGTTTATATCTGAGTTACCTGCTATCCCAGTGTTTATAGAGGGCTGGCCGAGGGGAGCTTATGCCCAAATTTTCTTCCACTGTAGATCTCTGTGCTTATGGTTTGCTCCTTACAGGCATCAGTTGGAGGCACTTTCCTGCACAGGGCACTTGGTACAAAGATCGGGTATAATCTGTGCACACAGGACTTCACTTGTGTGTTGTTCAAGGGTGCAGCTAGGCTGCCCTCATTTAAGTGAGTTACGGTAACTGATATTCTTGCTCTTTGTCCATTTAGAGTATGGATCATTTCGATGATATTGGCCCAAGTGTTGTGATGGCTTCCCCAGGTATGATGCAGAGTGGCTTATCCAGAGAGTTGTTTGAGAGCTGGTGCACAGATAAGAGAAACGGAGTCATTATAGCAGGGTACTGTGTTGAAGGAACCCTTGCCAAGGTGAGTTGCTAATGCACCACAACTTCTTAATACAAACTAGTACTCAagttgtgtttaaaaagaacTGGCCCATAGCAAGTGTCTTTATTTGGATTTACTGAGATTTTTGTCAGGTATGCATAATTATGTAGTCAAAACTAATTGCTTTTGGCTAATACTAATGAAAAGTACAGGAAAATGTGCATATGGCCATTTCCAGTGATGTTATACAGAATAATCTTTTCTAGCAGCAGTTATCTTGCCATGAGAAACAATGATAGATACTTTTATCCACCTTTAGACCCCTCCGCCATTTAACTTCTTGAGGGGAGCCCTAACTAATTCTAGAGGAGTTGATATTAAATCTGACAGTACTTATGTATCAGATGTTAGACTGCCTTACAGCTGTTGTGCCACTGTCCAGTTGC
Proteins encoded:
- the CPSF3 gene encoding cleavage and polyadenylation specificity factor subunit 3 isoform X1 — its product is MSAKRKAEALIPAEESDQLLIRPLGAGQEVGRSCIILEFKGRKIMLDCGIHPGLEGMDALPYIDLIDPAEIDLLLISHFHLDHCGALPWFLQKTSFKGRTFMTHATKAIYRWLLSDYVKVSNISADDMLYTETDLEESMDKIETINFHEVKEVAGIKFWCYHAGHVLGAAMFMIEIAGVKLLYTGDFSRQEDRHLMAAEIPNIKPDILIIESTYGTHIHEKREEREARFCNTVHDIVNRGGRGLIPVFALGRAQELLLILDEYWQNHPELHDIPIYYASSLAKKCMAVYQTYVNAMNDKIRKQININNPFVFKHISNLKSMDHFDDIGPSVVMASPGMMQSGLSRELFESWCTDKRNGVIIAGYCVEGTLAKHIMSEPEEITTMSGQKLPLKMSVDYISFSAHTDYQQTSEFIRALKPPHVILVHGEQNEMARLKAALIREYEDNDEVHIEVHNPRNTEAVTLNFRGEKLAKVMGSLADKKPEQGQRISGILVKRNFNYHILSPCDLSNYTDLAMSTVTQTQAIPYTGPFNLLCYQLQKLTGDVEEIEIQQKPALKVFKNITVIQEPGMVVLEWVANPANDMYADTVTTVILEVQSNPKIQKAAVHKISKKVDMDVYRKRMEIMLQDMFGEDSVSSKDGSVLCITVDGKTANVSLDTRTVDCEPGSEDDESLREMVELAAQRLYDALSPVY